The genomic segment CGAAGAACTCGAGGCGCAGCGCGTCGCGGCGCAACAGTCGGTCGTCGTCGCCCGCGACGAACTGGGTCGCACCGAGACCGCACTCGAGCAACGCACCGCGGCGCTGCTGGCTGCGCAGGTGGAGGTTCGGGAGCTGGAAAAGGAGCGGGCTGAAGCTCACGCGCATCGACAGTCACTCGAAGCGGAGCTCGCGCGACTCATGGACGCGCTGGCCGCGCGCGATCGCGAGCTCGTGGAAGGGAGGGAAGGCTTTTCGCGCGATCTGGAAAAGCAGCGGGAAGCGGCCGAACGCGCCGGGGATCGGCTCAGGGCGTCCGAGAAACGCGCGCTGCTGGAGATCGACCGCGAGCGGGGTCATGCGGCGAAGCTGCAGAAAGAGGTCGACGAAGCCGCGCGCCGCGCGGACCGCAAGGATGCGGACCACCGCCGGGCCGTTGACACCCTGCAGGCGCAACTGGGCGACGCGCGTCATCAGACGGGCGTGCTGCAGGGGCGGCTTGATGCGGCTCAGGCGGAGATCACGCGGCTGCAGACGGAGCTCATCGCGGCTCGGGATGCGCAGGCGCGTGCGGGAGAGGCGCACCGGTCCGCTGTTCCTTCCAGGGGCGGGAACGCCCGGCGTGCGACCCGCCCGGCGGGCGCGGCCAAACCGGGAACACGTCGCAAAAAAACGGTATAAACAGAGATCACTGCATTCCGGAAAGTCGCTGCATGGCTGATATCTATCTGCTCACCGGGCTGACGCTCCCCGCGGGCATCGCCCATGAGTCGTTGCCCGGCGCGGTGAA from the Paraburkholderia sp. D15 genome contains:
- a CDS encoding DNA-binding protein, whose translation is MSDVLSPDAALAAEIERLKVAFPKTRELYREVCALLFFRHGITPTANRLYQLVRRGSMGTPTAVLGEFWAELREKSRVRIDHPDLPADLGAAAGELVATLWQRASASAKAAFGALREELEAQRVAAQQSVVVARDELGRTETALEQRTAALLAAQVEVRELEKERAEAHAHRQSLEAELARLMDALAARDRELVEGREGFSRDLEKQREAAERAGDRLRASEKRALLEIDRERGHAAKLQKEVDEAARRADRKDADHRRAVDTLQAQLGDARHQTGVLQGRLDAAQAEITRLQTELIAARDAQARAGEAHRSAVPSRGGNARRATRPAGAAKPGTRRKKTV